The following proteins come from a genomic window of Candidatus Rokuibacteriota bacterium:
- a CDS encoding PBP1A family penicillin-binding protein, with product MLLFLAILGVGVSAIWAVTILPRSLPSVSALENFEPSRGTKVFDDNDELVTEFHVERRIFTPLAQIPKALKDAIVATEDSRFYSHYGVDPVGIARAIYQNFRHGRIVEGGSTITQQLAKVLFLTPDKSLDRKLKEAVLAVELERRYSKDRLLEMYLNQIYFGHGAFGVEAAARTYFGKSIAELTLAECALLAGLPKAPSTYSPFDRAAAAKRRRGTVLARMVEVGTLKGEEAKRAGAAELRLVPPERRRTTGQYYLEYVQQLLEQEFGADLVFKGGLQVYTTLSPTMQLRAEQTLREGLRALETRRAKAAEKAGAAPVTDRPEGALLAIDPHTGYIKAMVGGYDFFKSEFNRAVQARRQPGSAFKPFVYIAALESGLTPASVVDDSPVEYAVGPRGKPWKPDNYDRKFRGPITFQQALEDSVNVAAVKVQERVGIRRTLDVARRLGVESPLSENLSIALGSSDLTLLELTSAYGALPNQGTWMRPTAIRYVLDAQGKLLEENVPEGKPALSPELAYVITHMLKGTVERGTGVAAKTLRRPVAAKTGTTNDYSNAWFVGFTPQLVTGVWVGYDRPKSLGRDETGSRVAVPIWTAFMASVLEGTPVQDFPVPEGVVLVPVDLHPGEGCIRPVLMAFVAGSEPRSHCGPAHSGLTAGSLPGGPAGSAALGPSAGAGDSAHQNP from the coding sequence ATGCTCCTGTTCCTCGCAATCCTCGGCGTCGGCGTCTCGGCGATCTGGGCCGTCACCATCCTGCCACGCTCGCTCCCGTCCGTCAGCGCCCTGGAGAACTTCGAGCCGAGCCGCGGCACGAAGGTCTTCGACGACAACGACGAGCTGGTCACCGAGTTCCATGTCGAGCGACGCATCTTCACGCCGCTCGCCCAGATCCCCAAGGCCCTCAAGGACGCCATCGTCGCCACCGAGGACTCGCGCTTCTACTCGCACTACGGGGTGGATCCCGTGGGGATCGCCAGGGCGATCTACCAGAACTTCCGCCACGGGCGCATCGTCGAAGGCGGGAGCACCATCACCCAGCAGCTCGCCAAGGTACTCTTTCTCACCCCGGACAAGAGTCTCGATCGGAAGCTCAAGGAAGCGGTGCTGGCGGTGGAGCTCGAGCGCCGCTACTCGAAGGACCGTCTCCTGGAGATGTACCTCAACCAGATCTACTTCGGCCACGGCGCCTTCGGCGTGGAGGCCGCCGCCCGCACATACTTCGGCAAGTCGATCGCCGAGCTGACCCTCGCCGAATGCGCGCTGCTCGCCGGCCTCCCGAAGGCCCCGTCCACCTACTCCCCCTTCGACCGCGCGGCGGCCGCCAAGCGGCGGCGCGGCACGGTCCTGGCCCGCATGGTGGAGGTGGGCACCCTCAAGGGGGAGGAGGCCAAACGGGCGGGGGCAGCCGAGCTCCGGCTGGTGCCGCCCGAACGCCGGCGCACGACGGGCCAGTACTATCTGGAATACGTCCAGCAGCTCCTGGAGCAGGAGTTCGGGGCCGATCTGGTCTTCAAGGGAGGGCTCCAAGTCTACACGACCCTGTCGCCGACGATGCAGCTCCGGGCGGAGCAGACGCTCCGCGAGGGGCTCAGGGCGCTCGAGACCCGCCGGGCGAAGGCGGCCGAGAAGGCCGGCGCCGCCCCTGTCACCGACCGCCCCGAGGGGGCGCTGCTGGCCATCGACCCGCACACGGGCTACATCAAGGCCATGGTCGGCGGGTACGATTTCTTCAAGAGCGAGTTCAACCGGGCCGTGCAGGCGCGGCGACAGCCGGGCTCGGCCTTCAAGCCCTTCGTGTACATCGCGGCGCTCGAGTCCGGCCTGACCCCGGCCAGCGTCGTGGATGACTCACCGGTGGAGTACGCCGTGGGTCCGAGAGGGAAACCCTGGAAGCCCGACAACTACGACCGGAAGTTCCGCGGCCCGATCACCTTCCAGCAGGCCCTCGAGGACTCCGTGAACGTGGCGGCGGTGAAGGTCCAGGAGCGCGTGGGGATCCGGCGCACCCTCGACGTGGCGAGGCGGCTGGGTGTCGAGAGCCCGCTGTCGGAGAACCTGAGCATCGCCCTCGGCAGCTCCGACCTCACGCTCCTCGAGCTGACGTCGGCCTATGGGGCGCTGCCCAACCAGGGCACCTGGATGCGCCCCACGGCGATCCGGTACGTGCTCGACGCCCAGGGCAAGCTCCTCGAGGAGAACGTGCCCGAGGGCAAGCCGGCGCTCTCCCCGGAGCTGGCATACGTGATCACCCACATGCTGAAGGGGACCGTGGAGCGCGGCACCGGGGTGGCGGCCAAGACGCTGAGACGCCCGGTGGCGGCCAAGACCGGCACCACCAACGACTACTCGAACGCCTGGTTCGTCGGCTTCACGCCGCAGCTCGTGACGGGCGTGTGGGTGGGCTATGACCGGCCGAAGAGCCTCGGGCGCGACGAGACGGGCTCGCGGGTGGCCGTGCCGATCTGGACGGCCTTCATGGCGAGCGTGCTCGAGGGGACGCCGGTGCAGGACTTCCCCGTGCCGGAAGGCGTGGTGCTCGTGCCGGTCGACCTCCATCCCGGAGAGGGCTGCATCCGCCCCGTGTTGATGGCCTTCGTGGCCGGCAGCGAGCCGCGGAGCCACTGTGGCCCGGCGCACTCAGGGCTCACGGCGGGCTCCCTCCCCGGCGGGCCTGCGGGCTCTGCCGCCCTCGGGCCGTCGGCGGGCGCGGGGGACAGCGCCCACCAGAACCCCTAG